One Paenibacillus sp. FSL W8-0186 genomic window carries:
- a CDS encoding O-antigen ligase family protein, whose translation MGKGGGKDGMDATGLKGEEAVKDRIGVLAAIACIAAGCAACMSQGLYFKDTRTALGLMTWGTAITGIIVAVLAARGRRTGRAITVLISGGGRKAERFGSFPMAHHPLELRHAVLLAAAPSMIALLYAAHLLAGPLSVQSTGEAVLGWSFYGCFGIAAYYAARSAEGRKLLQAGWSIIGLVLGVTGLASVYGLFPYPGAIFRTDETDLAAGGARLGGLLQYPNAFGAVMGAYLLERLMLLARLRAADFTRGCHWRGYIVSGSAFIYMLCLLLTESRGASLATAAAGIAGLCRLRPVDRLRFAKQSGLLLLCGALAAGPLAASSLAPPLLPGLVLLGGTSGAAIVAAKYLAGLGRRKKQGNIHKRRHGYRNRSRFLPAGGMLLTAALLGAVLSPGLVERSSRLATASARIHMYRDGGSLFLLSPWFGQGGKTWEASFRSIQSSPYVGEEVHCGYLNIALDTGLLGLAITLLWLGAIGAALARARSRMLPPFLAVLLHSAADFDMSYGLTWLLIIWMAAAGITRTPGCAAQPACPSALRLLPRGSLIALAGLLLLASATGARQAVSLSRERQALAAAASGNIGQATALLEQALALCPARTSVRLHLASLSGAAAQAGMLRQGLAYDRADPELWAALGQALSGSRPMEAVAAWEQAVQLDLYSRQRQTEALSALASLAGRLREHYPQEAGAAAAAGYKLYVRYEELAMRLAGTANLRNDRRFTVTAEAKDRGRELGEYVLRYSPVHR comes from the coding sequence ATGGGGAAGGGGGGCGGCAAAGACGGTATGGATGCAACCGGACTAAAGGGAGAAGAAGCTGTTAAGGACAGGATCGGAGTGCTGGCGGCAATCGCCTGCATCGCGGCGGGTTGCGCTGCTTGTATGAGCCAGGGACTATATTTTAAAGATACGAGAACGGCTTTGGGGCTGATGACGTGGGGAACAGCCATAACGGGCATCATCGTGGCGGTACTGGCGGCAAGGGGACGGCGGACGGGACGTGCCATTACTGTGCTGATCAGCGGCGGCGGAAGAAAGGCGGAGCGGTTCGGATCATTCCCCATGGCCCATCATCCCCTTGAGTTGCGGCATGCTGTTTTGCTTGCCGCTGCTCCGTCTATGATCGCTTTGCTCTATGCCGCACATCTGCTTGCCGGCCCGTTATCCGTGCAGAGCACCGGGGAAGCAGTGCTCGGGTGGAGTTTTTACGGCTGCTTCGGAATAGCAGCTTATTATGCTGCGAGAAGCGCCGAGGGCAGGAAATTGCTGCAGGCAGGCTGGAGTATCATCGGATTGGTGCTCGGCGTAACCGGGCTTGCATCGGTTTACGGGCTATTTCCGTACCCGGGTGCTATTTTTCGTACGGATGAGACGGACCTTGCTGCAGGCGGCGCGCGGTTAGGCGGACTGCTGCAGTACCCGAACGCCTTCGGGGCGGTGATGGGAGCCTATCTCCTGGAGCGCCTGATGCTCCTGGCCCGGCTGAGAGCGGCGGACTTTACCCGCGGGTGCCACTGGAGAGGGTATATTGTTTCAGGCAGCGCATTTATTTATATGCTATGCCTGCTGCTGACAGAGTCGCGGGGAGCTAGCCTGGCGACCGCTGCTGCGGGGATTGCCGGGCTGTGCCGGCTGCGGCCTGTAGATCGGCTCCGCTTTGCGAAGCAAAGCGGATTGCTGCTGCTTTGCGGTGCGCTTGCCGCAGGCCCATTGGCCGCCTCGTCGCTTGCGCCGCCGCTGCTCCCCGGGCTGGTTCTGCTCGGGGGAACATCAGGCGCAGCCATCGTTGCGGCGAAGTATTTGGCAGGCCTGGGACGGCGCAAAAAACAGGGAAATATACATAAGCGCAGACACGGATATCGAAATCGCTCTCGATTTCTGCCGGCAGGCGGCATGCTGCTCACAGCTGCCCTTCTTGGCGCGGTGTTGAGCCCGGGACTGGTTGAGCGGTCAAGCCGGCTGGCGACCGCTTCCGCCCGTATCCACATGTATCGCGACGGAGGGAGCTTGTTTCTTCTCTCGCCGTGGTTCGGACAAGGGGGAAAGACATGGGAAGCGTCGTTCCGGAGCATACAGAGTTCTCCTTACGTCGGGGAGGAAGTGCATTGCGGCTATTTGAACATCGCGCTGGATACGGGGCTGCTCGGGCTGGCTATTACACTGCTCTGGCTTGGGGCGATCGGCGCTGCTTTGGCCCGTGCGCGCAGCAGAATGCTGCCGCCCTTCCTAGCGGTGCTTCTGCATAGCGCGGCCGACTTCGATATGAGCTACGGCCTGACGTGGCTGCTCATCATTTGGATGGCCGCCGCTGGCATCACCCGCACGCCAGGCTGCGCTGCGCAGCCTGCCTGCCCGTCAGCACTGCGCTTGCTGCCCCGCGGCTCCCTTATTGCCCTGGCCGGGCTGCTTCTGCTAGCGAGCGCGACGGGTGCGCGGCAGGCCGTCAGCCTGTCCCGCGAACGGCAAGCGCTGGCGGCTGCCGCCTCGGGCAATATCGGGCAGGCCACGGCTCTGTTGGAGCAGGCTCTAGCGCTGTGCCCTGCCCGGACCTCGGTCCGGCTGCATCTCGCCAGCCTGTCCGGTGCTGCCGCTCAGGCTGGCATGCTGCGGCAGGGGCTCGCCTATGACCGGGCCGATCCCGAGCTGTGGGCCGCCTTGGGGCAGGCGCTCTCCGGCTCGCGGCCGATGGAGGCTGTTGCCGCCTGGGAGCAGGCCGTGCAGCTCGATCTTTACAGCCGGCAAAGGCAGACGGAGGCGCTAAGCGCTCTTGCTTCCCTCGCCGGCAGGCTGCGAGAGCACTACCCGCAGGAAGCTGGCGCTGCCGCCGCGGCTGGATACAAACTGTACGTACGCTACGAAGAGCTTGCCATGCGGCTGGCGGGTACCGCTAACCTGCGCAATGACCGGCGCTTTACCGTGACGGCGGAAGCGAAAGACCGCGGGCGTGAGCTGGGAGAGTATGTGCTGCGCTACTCTCCCGTTCATCGCTAG
- a CDS encoding SAM-dependent methyltransferase, which produces MESLRNLVHQLAEEGTLISATLSQVRKAGDASYTKVVVKPVELKKSLHYQLAYHYANKVTHENIEAPLFEAKIMELFENRFRQGLLCTPQADYQVLISKKYKVSILKKSPSKKPGALTHNRQKQYILEEGTPVPFLIELGIMNPDGKVYAKKYDKFRQINRFLEMVQDVIPHLPEDRPLTIVDFGCGKSYLTFALYHYLSVQQRRELNIVGLDLKADVIEHCGTLAQNLQYDQLRFLVGDIADYDELSQVDMVVTLHACDTATDAALEKAVRWGASVILSVPCCQHELFNQIKSPVLEPLLSHGILKERFSALATDAIRAKLLDILGYKTQLLEFIDMEHTPKNILIRAVKSSGGDTERLWREYTAFRDFVQADPYLERACRDLLPGS; this is translated from the coding sequence ATGGAGTCTTTGCGGAATCTTGTTCATCAACTGGCGGAAGAAGGCACCTTGATCTCCGCTACGCTCAGCCAGGTACGCAAGGCAGGAGACGCCAGCTATACCAAAGTGGTCGTCAAACCCGTGGAATTGAAGAAGAGCCTTCATTACCAGCTGGCGTATCATTATGCCAATAAGGTCACCCATGAGAATATTGAAGCTCCGCTATTCGAGGCGAAGATCATGGAGCTGTTTGAAAACAGGTTCCGGCAGGGGCTGCTCTGTACCCCACAGGCCGACTATCAAGTGCTGATCAGCAAAAAATACAAAGTGTCGATCCTGAAGAAATCTCCTTCCAAGAAGCCCGGCGCACTGACGCATAATCGGCAGAAGCAGTACATTCTGGAGGAGGGGACGCCAGTACCATTCCTAATTGAGCTGGGCATTATGAACCCGGACGGAAAAGTGTACGCCAAGAAATACGACAAGTTCCGGCAGATCAATCGATTCCTGGAGATGGTGCAGGACGTCATTCCCCATCTTCCCGAAGATCGTCCTCTTACGATCGTCGATTTCGGCTGCGGCAAATCGTATTTGACGTTTGCGCTATACCACTATTTATCCGTACAGCAGCGACGGGAGCTGAATATCGTCGGGCTAGACCTGAAAGCGGACGTCATCGAGCATTGCGGAACGCTCGCACAGAATTTGCAATACGATCAGCTGCGCTTCCTCGTAGGAGATATCGCGGATTACGACGAGCTCAGCCAAGTGGATATGGTCGTCACTTTGCACGCTTGCGATACGGCGACGGATGCTGCGTTGGAGAAGGCGGTGCGCTGGGGAGCGTCGGTGATCTTGTCCGTCCCTTGCTGCCAGCATGAGCTGTTCAATCAGATCAAGAGCCCCGTGCTTGAGCCGCTGCTGTCGCATGGTATCCTGAAGGAGCGCTTCTCGGCGCTGGCAACGGATGCCATTCGCGCCAAGCTGCTGGATATACTCGGCTACAAAACACAGCTGCTTGAATTCATCGATATGGAGCATACGCCCAAGAATATACTAATTCGGGCTGTCAAATCGTCCGGCGGCGATACGGAGCGGCTGTGGCGGGAATATACCGCTTTTCGTGATTTTGTACAAGCCGATCCTTATCTGGAGAGGGCCTGCAGGGACCTGCTGCCCGGCAGCTGA
- a CDS encoding DUF6483 family protein — translation MLRKDYLVRAIEEMTEMLGTIFGLKQQKKHPEALQKLDELYRNQFRLNSLLLGTLSSKDIAELFRSGGIIEADRLQTLARLLREEGDLLLDSGKTDEGRMRQLKALHLFLTARQHGADPSLWQLDEEIFGLMAKLKGCPLDPDTERMVFGFAEDKGRYDLAENALYRLLDQQEMDVHEGIAFYERLAGVAPDQLEEGGLSAAEVQEGLAELRHRL, via the coding sequence ATGTTACGAAAAGATTACCTCGTCCGAGCCATCGAAGAAATGACCGAGATGCTGGGGACGATTTTTGGCTTGAAGCAGCAGAAGAAGCATCCCGAAGCTCTTCAAAAGCTGGATGAACTGTATCGGAACCAGTTTCGACTGAACTCTTTGCTGCTTGGAACGCTATCTTCCAAGGATATCGCTGAATTATTCCGCAGCGGCGGAATTATCGAGGCGGATCGGCTGCAAACATTGGCCCGGCTGCTGCGGGAGGAAGGCGATCTGCTCCTGGATAGCGGGAAAACCGATGAAGGCAGGATGAGGCAGCTGAAGGCGCTCCATTTATTTCTTACGGCCAGGCAGCACGGCGCCGATCCATCTTTGTGGCAGCTGGACGAGGAAATATTCGGCCTTATGGCGAAGCTTAAGGGCTGTCCCCTTGATCCGGATACAGAGCGGATGGTATTTGGCTTTGCTGAGGACAAGGGCAGGTATGATTTGGCCGAAAATGCTTTGTACCGCTTATTGGATCAGCAGGAAATGGACGTGCATGAAGGGATTGCTTTTTACGAACGCTTAGCTGGCGTTGCTCCAGATCAACTGGAGGAGGGCGGTCTGTCTGCAGCCGAAGTCCAGGAGGGGCTTGCCGAACTGCGCCATCGCTTGTAA
- a CDS encoding alpha/beta hydrolase produces MEKLTINGAMIAYEDQGEGDVLVLLHGFCGSSAYWEHVMPLLSKQYRVIAPDLRGHGLSDAPLGAYTIEQMADDVAGLLKDLAVDRYTLLGHSMGGYVTLSLAQRYAGRLNGFGLIHSTAYPDSEEAKEKRLQAVSVIGTEGITPFVDGLVPGLFAPANAASHETALDRVKEIGYKTPPQGASGAALAMRERIDRRDVLSATTLPVLLVAGEDDRLIPIDRTFTTEGSNVTKAVIKGAGHMSMYEAPEQLAVVINDFLRQIHEVKE; encoded by the coding sequence ATGGAAAAGCTAACGATAAACGGAGCAATGATCGCATACGAGGATCAGGGTGAAGGAGACGTTCTCGTGCTATTGCACGGCTTTTGCGGCAGTTCCGCATACTGGGAGCATGTGATGCCGCTGCTATCCAAGCAATATCGCGTCATCGCTCCCGATTTGCGGGGACATGGCTTGTCTGATGCCCCGCTTGGCGCTTACACGATAGAGCAGATGGCTGATGATGTTGCCGGCCTGCTGAAGGACTTGGCGGTTGACCGGTATACGCTGCTCGGCCATTCGATGGGCGGTTATGTCACGCTGTCGCTGGCGCAGCGGTATGCGGGCCGCTTGAACGGCTTCGGCTTGATTCATTCGACAGCTTACCCAGACAGCGAGGAAGCTAAAGAGAAGAGGCTGCAGGCGGTTTCGGTGATTGGCACTGAAGGAATTACGCCGTTCGTGGACGGCCTCGTGCCCGGCCTGTTCGCTCCGGCGAACGCTGCTTCGCATGAAACGGCCTTGGATCGGGTGAAGGAGATCGGCTACAAGACGCCTCCACAGGGAGCGTCGGGCGCCGCGCTTGCGATGCGCGAACGGATCGATCGCCGCGACGTGCTGTCAGCTACAACTTTGCCTGTCCTGTTAGTCGCAGGAGAGGATGACAGGCTTATTCCGATCGATCGGACATTCACAACTGAGGGCAGTAATGTCACCAAGGCTGTCATCAAAGGGGCCGGGCATATGAGCATGTACGAAGCCCCGGAACAGCTGGCGGTTGTCATCAACGATTTTCTGCGCCAAATCCATGAAGTGAAGGAATAA
- the yyaC gene encoding spore protease YyaC, whose amino-acid sequence MRLEGRKLPYDSAFSQRKLTGKELPQFMRSIRQKHPLDEVTFLCIGTDRSTGDALGPLVGTRLEELGFSSVVGSLRHPCDADNLVHRMNAIPKDHVIIAIDACLGVPASVGSYIVSGKPLLPAQSVGGGLPEAGHYSIAAVVNVNGPKPYWTLGMTSLYKVMQMADEIVQAAAYGFGSGDE is encoded by the coding sequence ATGAGGTTGGAAGGCCGGAAGCTTCCTTATGACTCTGCCTTTAGCCAAAGGAAGCTCACGGGCAAGGAATTGCCGCAATTTATGCGCAGCATTCGCCAGAAGCATCCGTTGGACGAGGTTACGTTTCTATGCATCGGAACGGATCGCTCCACTGGGGATGCGCTTGGCCCCCTTGTTGGCACCCGGCTGGAGGAGCTGGGGTTTTCCTCGGTTGTCGGTTCGCTGCGGCATCCCTGTGACGCCGATAATTTGGTGCACCGGATGAATGCGATCCCTAAGGACCATGTCATCATCGCAATTGATGCTTGTTTAGGCGTTCCTGCCTCAGTAGGCAGTTATATCGTATCGGGAAAGCCGCTGCTTCCCGCCCAATCGGTAGGCGGAGGATTGCCGGAGGCTGGCCATTACAGCATTGCTGCCGTCGTAAACGTAAACGGACCGAAGCCTTATTGGACGCTGGGGATGACTTCGTTGTACAAGGTTATGCAAATGGCGGATGAAATCGTCCAGGCGGCGGCTTACGGTTTTGGCTCTGGAGACGAATAA
- a CDS encoding DUF1128 domain-containing protein, with protein sequence MVDLTQKTQENVEYMIEAIKAKLRMATGAAMSASAFHVDRYDDILEVYEIVMNKERLSISEVEALAKELGQLRGN encoded by the coding sequence ATGGTAGATTTGACGCAGAAAACCCAGGAGAACGTGGAATATATGATCGAAGCAATTAAAGCGAAATTAAGGATGGCAACAGGGGCAGCCATGTCGGCTTCAGCCTTCCATGTCGACCGCTACGATGACATTCTGGAGGTATATGAAATCGTGATGAACAAAGAACGGCTGAGCATCTCGGAGGTAGAAGCACTCGCTAAGGAGCTCGGCCAGCTTAGAGGCAATTAA
- a CDS encoding pirin family protein: MIKVVTAEERHTSDKGAIHSEFSFSFADYDDPSNAHFGCLLALNDNVVQPGQGLAPHPHHDLEIVTYVVSGTLRHEDDLGNRQDLAAGSVQVMSAGAGIRHSESNPSPTEPVRFIQMWFLPERRNLKPAWDSRWFPWQEREGLLKPVIEPGGSGRSLRINQDVRLYIPKLQTGEELAIPFGSERRTHLFMLAGHIDLYCGKQKFSLRPGDAARIRNAEEFSVCSTGSEEAAEFILIDLP, translated from the coding sequence ATGATCAAAGTGGTCACCGCAGAGGAACGCCATACATCGGACAAGGGAGCCATTCATAGCGAATTCAGCTTCTCCTTTGCCGATTATGATGATCCGAGCAATGCTCATTTCGGCTGTCTGCTTGCTTTAAACGATAACGTCGTTCAGCCTGGCCAAGGGCTGGCGCCCCATCCGCATCATGACCTGGAGATCGTCACTTATGTAGTATCAGGGACGCTGCGGCATGAGGATGATCTCGGCAATAGGCAGGATCTGGCGGCAGGGAGTGTACAGGTCATGAGTGCCGGAGCAGGCATTCGCCACTCCGAGAGCAATCCTTCGCCCACAGAGCCTGTGCGCTTTATTCAGATGTGGTTCCTGCCGGAGAGGAGGAATTTGAAGCCGGCATGGGATAGCCGATGGTTTCCTTGGCAGGAACGGGAAGGGCTGCTGAAGCCTGTTATTGAGCCCGGGGGGAGCGGTCGCAGCCTGCGCATCAATCAGGATGTCCGGCTGTATATTCCGAAGCTGCAAACGGGCGAAGAGCTGGCTATCCCGTTCGGCAGCGAGCGCCGAACGCATTTATTCATGCTCGCCGGCCATATTGATTTGTACTGCGGGAAGCAAAAGTTCTCGCTGCGCCCCGGTGATGCAGCCCGCATACGGAATGCGGAGGAGTTCTCCGTATGCAGCACCGGCAGCGAAGAGGCAGCCGAATTCATATTGATTGATCTGCCTTAA
- a CDS encoding asparaginase, with translation MDSLRDTLLIEEYRAGILECSHRGNICVVDEEGRVLMHAGDPHARVFTRSAAKPFQAIPAIRAGIKEAYRLTDAEVAVMTASHRAEDVHIDVLESLLSKIGVEEEGLVCAPSLPLDGRSREALLRSGGQRRRLYHNCSGKHLGVLAYCKMKGLDLASYHEPDHPVQQEIIETLAQLAGISAEDIGRGTDGCGFPVFALPLSALAAAYMKLACPDRIQDDRTAAAVRQITRAMNARPELVGGSGRIDSALLEDDNIIAKGGFKGVYGFSLRRERLGVAFKVSDGSEEEWGRIVLEILKQLDYSNRELMLKLEEQFPARILNDEGNVVGQTETVFTLKN, from the coding sequence ATGGACAGCTTGAGAGATACATTATTGATTGAGGAATATCGCGCAGGCATTCTGGAATGCAGTCATCGCGGGAATATATGCGTAGTGGATGAAGAAGGCCGGGTACTGATGCATGCCGGCGATCCGCACGCCCGGGTATTTACCCGTTCGGCCGCGAAACCTTTTCAAGCCATTCCGGCCATTCGGGCCGGCATTAAGGAAGCTTATCGTTTAACCGATGCCGAAGTAGCGGTAATGACCGCTTCTCATCGCGCAGAGGATGTTCATATTGATGTGTTGGAATCCCTGCTCTCCAAGATCGGGGTAGAAGAAGAGGGCCTGGTATGCGCTCCCAGCCTGCCGCTGGACGGCAGGTCCCGGGAAGCGCTTCTTCGGTCCGGTGGGCAGCGGCGCAGATTATACCACAATTGTTCGGGTAAACATCTGGGCGTGCTCGCTTATTGCAAAATGAAGGGCCTTGACCTGGCAAGCTATCATGAGCCCGACCATCCTGTTCAGCAGGAAATTATCGAGACGCTGGCCCAGCTTGCCGGCATTTCGGCGGAAGACATCGGGCGGGGGACGGACGGCTGCGGTTTTCCGGTATTCGCTTTGCCCTTGTCCGCATTAGCTGCCGCTTATATGAAACTGGCTTGCCCTGACCGAATACAGGACGATCGTACGGCGGCAGCCGTACGGCAAATTACCCGCGCCATGAATGCCCGTCCCGAGCTTGTCGGGGGCAGCGGGCGCATCGACTCCGCCCTGCTGGAAGATGACAATATTATCGCCAAAGGCGGCTTTAAAGGCGTATATGGCTTTAGTCTCAGACGGGAACGGCTGGGCGTTGCCTTTAAGGTATCCGACGGTTCTGAGGAAGAATGGGGAAGGATTGTCCTGGAAATCTTGAAGCAGCTCGATTATAGCAACCGGGAGCTGATGCTCAAGCTGGAGGAACAATTCCCGGCCCGTATTTTGAATGACGAGGGGAATGTCGTCGGCCAAACGGAGACTGTATTCACATTGAAGAATTAG
- a CDS encoding YtxH domain-containing protein — protein sequence MNKEEMDCQVQSGSTFTKGLVIGALLGAAAALLYAPKPGRELRSDLSEKLSAATDKSKEVAAVVGEKATDLAKNVTEKTTDLAKTVSESAGTIFNSAKEASADVAEDVKRASDDVMNEAKQS from the coding sequence ATGAATAAAGAAGAAATGGACTGCCAAGTTCAAAGCGGTTCTACGTTTACTAAAGGCCTTGTCATCGGCGCACTGCTCGGAGCGGCCGCCGCTCTTCTATACGCGCCTAAGCCGGGACGCGAGCTGCGCAGCGATCTGAGCGAGAAGCTGAGCGCAGCTACGGATAAATCGAAGGAGGTTGCCGCCGTCGTAGGCGAGAAAGCGACGGACCTCGCGAAGAATGTGACCGAGAAAACGACGGATCTCGCCAAAACGGTCAGCGAAAGTGCGGGAACAATTTTTAACAGCGCCAAAGAAGCATCCGCCGATGTAGCCGAGGATGTAAAGCGCGCCTCCGATGATGTGATGAATGAAGCCAAGCAATCATGA
- a CDS encoding DUF5665 domain-containing protein, which produces MARTQPFDPQEHPFELRHEVKRLNGRLDYIADLLEKAEFKDILENYTSPKKRILTNFMAGLSRGLGLSVGTFVVLGLLGWVLSLFVDIPMVGDYIKELQDYIKSKP; this is translated from the coding sequence ATGGCGCGCACTCAACCATTCGATCCTCAGGAGCATCCCTTTGAACTGAGGCATGAAGTCAAACGCTTGAATGGCAGGCTGGACTATATTGCCGATCTGCTGGAAAAGGCGGAGTTCAAAGATATTCTCGAGAACTATACAAGCCCCAAAAAGCGCATACTTACTAATTTCATGGCCGGCCTGTCGCGCGGCCTCGGCCTGAGCGTCGGCACCTTTGTCGTGCTTGGTCTGCTGGGCTGGGTGCTGAGTCTGTTCGTAGATATCCCCATGGTAGGCGATTACATCAAAGAGCTGCAGGATTACATTAAATCCAAGCCGTAA
- a CDS encoding magnesium transporter CorA family protein, whose amino-acid sequence MKRGQRLITSGQGWKWHDLEISGWDDAAIQELRQDIPDTEEWLDIIPSVDTNYLSVRFPDGKNAIMFGSLVYSVEQEMQEMKDCVHIHFFVNKDCFITLNLDAHTRDRMHMREKMLMLHACRLPVEGMFVLIRTILHYIHIGMDRFEQNLRKVEEMMQKHNKKHLMDQILNSRFELLYWSNLFIPFQEIVTAAREAYSAGELEDSVYFKRLVFRTERMHVLFKHYEKEIDTLISIDEAVSAFRGNDIMKTLTIMTAIFTPATVIGAIWGMNFDFLPWVKTGITGFLIISAITIFSTLAFYLWMNMKGWTGDLLQVDKEDSHL is encoded by the coding sequence GTGAAGCGAGGGCAGCGCCTTATTACAAGCGGGCAGGGCTGGAAGTGGCATGACCTTGAAATTAGCGGCTGGGACGATGCGGCCATTCAAGAGCTTCGTCAGGATATACCTGATACAGAGGAATGGCTGGATATTATACCTTCCGTGGACACGAATTATTTATCGGTGCGGTTTCCTGACGGAAAGAATGCGATCATGTTCGGCTCGCTCGTCTATTCCGTGGAACAGGAAATGCAGGAAATGAAAGACTGCGTGCATATCCATTTTTTTGTGAACAAGGATTGCTTTATTACCCTTAATCTGGACGCCCATACCCGGGATAGAATGCATATGCGGGAGAAAATGCTGATGCTGCACGCCTGCAGGCTGCCGGTCGAGGGCATGTTCGTATTGATTCGCACGATTCTCCACTATATTCATATCGGCATGGACCGGTTTGAGCAAAATCTCCGCAAGGTCGAAGAGATGATGCAAAAGCATAACAAGAAGCATTTAATGGACCAGATACTGAATTCCCGTTTTGAGCTGCTATACTGGTCTAACCTGTTTATTCCCTTTCAGGAAATCGTGACGGCAGCCCGGGAGGCATATTCGGCAGGGGAACTGGAAGACAGCGTATATTTCAAACGCCTGGTGTTCCGGACAGAGCGTATGCATGTGCTCTTCAAGCATTACGAGAAGGAGATTGATACGCTGATTTCCATCGATGAGGCCGTTTCCGCTTTTCGCGGGAATGATATTATGAAGACGCTGACCATTATGACGGCGATCTTTACACCAGCAACGGTGATTGGGGCCATTTGGGGCATGAATTTCGACTTTTTGCCTTGGGTCAAGACGGGCATTACCGGGTTTTTAATCATTAGTGCGATAACGATTTTCAGTACCCTCGCCTTTTATTTATGGATGAACATGAAGGGGTGGACAGGGGATCTGCTGCAGGTGGACAAAGAGGATTCACATCTGTAA
- a CDS encoding sigma-70 family RNA polymerase sigma factor gives MSDKMTPPESLNESTSLIWKYQQTKDNEIATVLIQKYEPMVKMAAGKIARNRPDLYEDLYQVGQMALIRLLQQYDIELGIPFEPYAMKSMIGHMKNFLRDKSWYIQVPRRIKEKGALVQQAIDELTVKLERSPDVKEIAEYLDLSVEETVEVLAGRECYHYVSLDSPLSQDESAATLGELISSEANDYDTVEKRMDLQQALSQLKEQEQQVLLLAFQEGQSQRAIAQQLGVSQMSVSRIQKRATEKLKQIMSNSNLY, from the coding sequence ATGAGCGATAAAATGACTCCCCCCGAGTCTTTGAATGAATCAACCAGCCTGATCTGGAAATATCAGCAAACGAAAGACAACGAGATTGCGACGGTTCTCATTCAGAAATACGAGCCGATGGTCAAGATGGCAGCAGGCAAAATCGCCCGCAACCGCCCTGACCTGTATGAGGATTTATATCAGGTCGGACAGATGGCGCTGATTCGGCTGCTGCAGCAGTATGACATCGAACTGGGCATCCCGTTTGAGCCTTATGCCATGAAAAGCATGATCGGGCACATGAAGAACTTTCTGCGGGACAAGTCCTGGTACATCCAGGTGCCGCGCCGTATCAAGGAGAAGGGCGCCCTAGTTCAGCAGGCAATCGATGAGCTGACAGTGAAATTGGAACGTTCCCCCGACGTGAAAGAAATCGCCGAATATTTGGATCTTTCGGTGGAGGAAACGGTCGAAGTACTCGCTGGGCGGGAATGCTACCACTATGTATCGCTGGATTCTCCTTTATCCCAGGACGAAAGCGCGGCTACGCTCGGTGAACTAATCAGCTCGGAAGCCAATGATTATGACACCGTAGAGAAGCGGATGGATTTGCAGCAAGCGCTTAGCCAGCTGAAGGAGCAGGAGCAGCAGGTATTGCTGCTGGCCTTCCAGGAGGGGCAATCCCAGCGTGCCATCGCCCAACAGTTGGGAGTTTCACAAATGAGTGTTTCCCGGATCCAAAAAAGAGCGACAGAGAAATTGAAGCAAATTATGTCAAACTCTAATCTATATTAG
- the rsbW gene encoding anti-sigma B factor RsbW — protein MKDEVQRVVISLPATADYVDIVRLNLYGVASKIGFSYEEIEDMKVAVSEACNNSVLYAYKQEPGIMEVTFEVHQDALSITVKDEGESFDSWGIAADRASLHDKELSEAQIGGLGFYLMEALMDDVSVESAAGQGTKVVLTRRLVKSEEKV, from the coding sequence ATGAAAGACGAAGTACAGAGAGTTGTTATCAGTTTGCCGGCCACTGCGGATTATGTGGATATCGTCAGATTGAATCTTTATGGCGTAGCCTCTAAGATCGGATTTTCCTACGAAGAAATTGAGGATATGAAGGTTGCGGTTTCAGAGGCCTGCAATAACTCCGTATTATATGCGTACAAGCAGGAACCAGGAATAATGGAAGTGACCTTTGAAGTGCACCAGGATGCTTTATCGATTACGGTTAAAGACGAAGGGGAAAGCTTTGATTCTTGGGGTATTGCTGCAGATCGGGCATCGTTACACGACAAGGAACTGAGTGAAGCTCAAATTGGCGGGCTGGGCTTTTATCTCATGGAGGCGCTTATGGATGACGTAAGCGTGGAAAGTGCGGCCGGCCAAGGGACCAAGGTTGTTCTTACGCGTCGGCTCGTAAAGAGCGAGGAGAAGGTATGA